The following are encoded in a window of Flavobacterium cupriresistens genomic DNA:
- a CDS encoding DsbA family oxidoreductase codes for MKIEIWSDIMCPFCYIGKRQLETALAEFPDEEFEIEWKSFQLDPSIPLQSGQDVFTFLAEHKGISVEQSIAMHKDVTERAKSVGLDYHFEKAIVSNSLPAHRIIHLAKTKNLAGEMEEIFFKAYFTEGRDLNDDPTLLELAVSAGLPSDEVLEVLKNDKLFLNDVHTDIIEAKQVGVQGVPFFAFDRKYAVSGAQPVEAFVQTIKELQK; via the coding sequence ATGAAAATAGAAATCTGGTCGGACATCATGTGTCCGTTTTGTTATATAGGAAAAAGACAATTGGAAACTGCTTTGGCTGAATTTCCAGATGAAGAATTTGAAATTGAATGGAAGAGTTTTCAACTTGATCCAAGCATTCCACTACAATCAGGGCAAGACGTTTTTACATTCCTGGCGGAGCATAAAGGGATTTCGGTTGAGCAATCTATAGCCATGCACAAAGACGTCACTGAGCGTGCCAAAAGCGTTGGCTTAGACTATCATTTTGAAAAGGCTATTGTTTCAAATTCATTACCTGCTCATCGCATTATTCATTTGGCCAAAACTAAAAATCTGGCTGGCGAAATGGAGGAAATCTTCTTTAAAGCATATTTCACAGAAGGAAGAGATCTAAATGACGATCCTACCTTACTGGAATTAGCTGTAAGTGCAGGTCTACCGTCAGACGAAGTTTTAGAGGTACTGAAAAACGACAAATTGTTTCTAAACGACGTACATACCGATATTATCGAAGCGAAACAAGTTGGCGTACAAGGCGTTCCCTTCTTTGCTTTTGATCGAAAATATGCCGTGTCGGGAGCACAACCGGTTGAAGCCTTTGTACAAACGATAAAAGAACTACAGAAATAA
- a CDS encoding MutS-related protein, with protein sequence MNSYQNKVVQYTELLKKINKRYNSISISRLLSVFLCLFLLFYYIKTNEISYVAFAFLSFIGFIFLMRVHSKLSFEKQLATAILKINENEISFLKREKLPFENGIEFNDFHHPYAYDLDIFGEHSLFQSLNRTATFVGKKTLANQLLEVLPNTTILENQEAINELKSKLDWRQDFLALATISADSKNAYDSIMHWSSSKINKLPKVIIALSIILPTLFFGFLIAYIITSKMILLSYLTYIFIANTIVLGQCFKRIQSEIAKADNVDKIIKQYSLLLIKIETETFQSKKLIDLQQQLVFRNATASTHVKELSELFSRMDSINNFVTAIVFNGTFLFNVHVLKSLLKWKENYATELGKWVSIIGEFEALNSLANLAYNNPDFVFPEINSEYKIGFKDLAHPLLNPVSRVGNDTHFYPESFVILTGSNMSGKSTFLRSLGVNMVLGGIGSVVCASEANMHPLPVLVSMRLSDSLSDSESYFFAEIKRLKQIMDALEEKPAFVLLDEILRGTNSDDKRNGTIEVVKKIIAKKAIGAIATHDIEVCLTTNDYPEILINQCFEVEIKNEELHFDYKLRNGICKNKSATFLMQKMGVI encoded by the coding sequence ATGAATTCATATCAAAATAAAGTCGTTCAGTATACGGAACTTTTAAAAAAAATCAATAAAAGATACAACAGCATTAGTATTTCACGTCTTTTAAGCGTTTTTCTTTGTCTATTTTTATTGTTTTATTATATCAAGACAAACGAGATTAGCTACGTTGCTTTTGCTTTTCTGTCTTTTATTGGTTTTATTTTTTTGATGAGAGTCCACTCAAAGTTATCTTTCGAAAAGCAGCTTGCAACCGCGATACTGAAGATTAATGAAAACGAAATTTCCTTTTTGAAAAGAGAAAAATTGCCTTTTGAAAACGGAATTGAATTTAATGACTTTCACCACCCTTATGCATACGATCTGGATATCTTTGGAGAACATTCTTTGTTTCAAAGTTTAAACAGAACAGCCACTTTTGTTGGAAAAAAAACGCTTGCGAATCAGTTATTGGAGGTACTCCCCAATACAACCATTTTAGAGAATCAGGAAGCAATAAATGAATTAAAAAGCAAGTTGGATTGGAGACAGGACTTTCTGGCTTTAGCGACAATAAGTGCAGATTCTAAAAATGCTTATGATTCTATAATGCATTGGAGTTCTTCTAAAATCAACAAGCTGCCTAAAGTTATTATAGCACTTTCTATAATACTGCCAACCTTGTTTTTTGGTTTTTTAATCGCCTATATTATTACTTCGAAAATGATATTGCTGAGTTATCTGACTTATATTTTTATTGCAAACACGATAGTTTTAGGACAATGTTTTAAAAGAATTCAATCTGAAATTGCAAAAGCGGACAACGTTGATAAAATCATCAAACAATATAGTTTATTACTGATTAAGATTGAAACGGAGACTTTTCAATCCAAAAAATTAATCGATCTGCAACAACAGCTTGTATTTAGAAATGCAACAGCCAGTACACATGTAAAAGAGTTGTCGGAGTTGTTCTCGAGAATGGACAGTATTAATAATTTTGTCACGGCAATTGTATTTAATGGGACATTTTTGTTTAATGTGCATGTTTTAAAATCGCTTTTAAAATGGAAAGAGAATTACGCGACAGAGCTTGGAAAGTGGGTTTCAATAATTGGAGAATTTGAAGCTTTGAACAGCCTGGCTAATTTAGCCTACAACAACCCTGATTTTGTTTTCCCTGAAATAAATTCCGAATATAAAATTGGATTTAAAGATTTGGCGCATCCATTGTTGAATCCGGTAAGCAGAGTAGGGAATGATACTCATTTTTATCCCGAGTCGTTTGTGATTTTAACAGGGTCAAACATGTCCGGAAAAAGTACTTTTTTAAGAAGTCTGGGCGTCAACATGGTTTTAGGAGGAATCGGTTCTGTGGTTTGTGCCTCAGAAGCTAATATGCATCCGTTACCTGTTTTAGTTTCCATGCGATTATCGGATTCTTTGTCCGATAGTGAATCCTATTTCTTTGCCGAAATAAAACGTTTGAAGCAAATTATGGATGCTCTGGAAGAAAAACCGGCTTTTGTTTTGCTCGATGAAATCCTAAGAGGAACCAATTCCGATGACAAACGCAACGGTACAATTGAAGTCGTAAAAAAGATAATTGCTAAAAAAGCGATTGGCGCCATTGCAACACACGATATAGAAGTGTGCCTGACAACAAATGATTATCCTGAAATTTTAATTAACCAATGTTTCGAAGTCGAAATCAAAAATGAAGAACTGCATTTTGATTACAAACTCCGTAATGGAATTTGTAAAAACAAAAGCGCCACTTTTCTAATGCAGAAAATGGGAGTTATTTGA
- a CDS encoding universal stress protein, whose product MKKILFPTDFSEAATNAFVHALEFAKIVNAELILLHTFEIPVYDSQFFPENYAAIYSSVELAKFEMFKNEIPKLRAIAEERKLGNIVIKHRLMDGDLLYNLKNAVEEDKVDFVIMGTSGASDWTKFFLGSNTSSVISGVEVPVLCVPVDAKFKKIKVIGFTTRYREKDKKELKKVLEIAKKTDAKVKSLYVRTSSSDVPEATVKEWEKEFANENVEFLVLPSDEVKETILDFVLYKEVDILSMITHKRSFFESLFDSSFTKKLSKQVPVPVLVMHED is encoded by the coding sequence ATGAAAAAGATATTATTCCCCACAGATTTTTCTGAGGCCGCAACAAATGCTTTTGTTCATGCCTTAGAGTTTGCTAAGATTGTAAATGCCGAGCTTATTTTGTTGCATACCTTTGAGATCCCGGTTTACGACAGTCAATTTTTTCCGGAAAATTATGCCGCAATTTATAGTTCGGTAGAATTAGCCAAATTTGAAATGTTTAAAAATGAAATTCCAAAGCTAAGAGCTATAGCTGAAGAACGAAAATTAGGGAACATCGTAATAAAACACCGTTTAATGGATGGTGACTTACTGTATAACCTCAAAAATGCCGTCGAAGAAGATAAAGTTGATTTTGTAATTATGGGAACATCAGGAGCTTCCGACTGGACGAAATTTTTCCTCGGTTCCAATACCAGTTCCGTAATTTCAGGAGTTGAAGTTCCGGTTTTATGCGTGCCGGTTGATGCTAAGTTCAAAAAAATTAAAGTAATTGGCTTTACAACCCGTTATCGTGAAAAAGACAAAAAAGAGTTGAAAAAAGTACTCGAAATCGCGAAGAAAACGGATGCTAAAGTCAAAAGTTTATACGTGAGAACTTCAAGTTCAGATGTACCTGAAGCAACAGTTAAAGAGTGGGAGAAAGAGTTTGCAAATGAAAATGTAGAGTTTTTAGTTTTGCCAAGTGATGAAGTAAAGGAGACAATTCTTGATTTTGTGCTTTACAAAGAAGTGGACATTCTTTCTATGATCACACACAAACGTTCTTTTTTTGAAAGTCTTTTTGACTCCAGTTTCACTAAAAAATTATCCAAACAAGTGCCTGTGCCCGTTTTGGTTATGCACGAAGATTAA
- the mnmE gene encoding tRNA uridine-5-carboxymethylaminomethyl(34) synthesis GTPase MnmE, giving the protein MINQDSIVALATPSGAGAIAIIRISGSDAITIGDSVFKSIKNKDLTKQKTHTLHLGHIVDESKTLDEVLVSVFKGPNSYTGENTIEISCHGSTYIQQQIIQLLLRKGCRMADAGEFTLRAFLNGKLDLSQAEAVADLISSDNEASHQIAMQQMRGGFSNEIAKLREELLNFASLIELELDFAEEDVEFADRSQFHELLNRIEFVLKRLIDSFAVGNVIKNGIPVAIVGEPNVGKSTLLNALLNEERAIVSDIAGTTRDTIEDELVIGGIGFRFIDTAGIRETKDVVESIGIKKTFEKIEQAQVVIYLFDGLKFQVSSSEFVSEIEQIKNKYPLKPLLIVVNKKDILSTDEVSNITDKLENLNAKLLLISAKEKIGVDDLKDELLSFVNTGALRNNETIVTNTRHYDSLLKALDEIQKVKFGLETNLSSDLMALDIREALYQFGLITGQVSNDELLGNIFANFCIGK; this is encoded by the coding sequence ATGATAAATCAAGATTCTATAGTTGCATTGGCTACTCCTTCAGGAGCCGGAGCAATTGCCATAATTCGAATTTCAGGTTCCGATGCTATAACGATCGGAGACAGCGTCTTTAAATCCATCAAAAACAAGGATTTAACCAAACAAAAAACACATACCTTACATTTAGGTCATATCGTCGACGAGTCGAAAACGCTTGACGAAGTTTTGGTTTCTGTTTTTAAAGGACCGAACTCGTATACCGGTGAAAACACTATAGAAATCTCCTGTCACGGGTCTACTTATATTCAGCAGCAAATTATTCAGTTGTTATTAAGAAAAGGCTGCAGAATGGCCGATGCGGGTGAATTTACCCTTAGAGCCTTCTTAAACGGAAAACTGGATTTATCACAAGCAGAAGCTGTTGCCGATTTGATATCATCCGATAATGAAGCTTCACACCAAATTGCCATGCAACAAATGCGTGGTGGTTTTAGCAATGAAATAGCCAAATTGCGTGAGGAACTATTAAACTTCGCCTCCCTAATTGAATTGGAATTGGATTTTGCAGAAGAAGATGTAGAATTTGCAGACAGAAGTCAGTTTCATGAATTATTGAACCGAATTGAGTTTGTTTTAAAACGTTTAATTGATTCATTCGCTGTTGGAAATGTCATCAAAAATGGGATTCCGGTAGCGATCGTTGGAGAACCAAACGTTGGAAAGTCGACTTTACTAAATGCCTTATTAAACGAAGAACGTGCCATTGTTTCTGACATTGCCGGAACTACACGTGATACCATCGAAGACGAATTAGTAATTGGCGGAATCGGATTTAGATTCATAGACACAGCGGGAATCCGCGAGACAAAGGATGTTGTGGAAAGCATCGGAATCAAAAAAACCTTTGAAAAAATTGAGCAGGCACAGGTTGTGATTTATTTGTTTGATGGTTTAAAGTTTCAGGTTTCAAGTTCGGAGTTTGTTTCGGAAATTGAACAAATCAAGAATAAATATCCTTTAAAACCATTGCTGATTGTTGTTAATAAAAAAGATATTTTATCTACTGATGAGGTTTCAAACATCACCGATAAACTCGAAAACTTAAACGCCAAACTTTTACTAATCTCCGCAAAAGAGAAAATTGGTGTGGATGATTTAAAAGATGAATTGCTTTCTTTTGTAAATACCGGAGCGCTTAGAAATAACGAAACAATCGTAACCAATACAAGACATTACGATTCTTTACTAAAAGCATTAGATGAAATACAAAAAGTGAAATTTGGTCTTGAAACGAATCTTTCGAGTGACCTTATGGCACTTGACATTCGCGAAGCTTTGTACCAATTTGGACTTATTACCGGTCAGGTTTCTAATGATGAGTTGTTGGGGAATATTTTTGCTAATTTTTGTATTGGGAAGTAG
- a CDS encoding flavin monoamine oxidase family protein — translation MGQYKSRQEFLKNNPRSIAFAALVKATKMQDTITNQAIKLSPNQLEGKEVIIIGSGVGGLTTAYELLAQESGAKVTILEASHKTGGRCMSLRTGDTLIEDANSDLFDSKPGEPQVVRFKRPVGDSEPYLNAGPGRIPSSHKRLLSYLKRFSVDVEIYVMNSESNLVQKNESFGGKPMVYRHLDHNTRGWLAHMVYKNAEELLRNSKVGINESNLKTRVEELQSLMISFGELDVDGTYSATAGSPGFEDGKTRAGYEVLPGVAAGIVADVLSFDKLLESKFWEGTKFYQPIDFLWQPTLFQPVGGMDQVQHAFAQQVAALGGNILLNSPVKKIKWDPTKEKYIISVGQVGTEEPIYYEADYCVCNLAMPFLKNILDSDLLKSGLEPEFKDALEAVFVAQFEPTQAPGYKPRKDGYVPRFLACTSKVGWQANRYLWQGSPINLKTMGVEKSEVGVVPIFGGISWTDNEIQQIWYPSTAYQDEKGVLTGAYNFDKIAHDWGKLPVDERLTKARNDASKFGKKFAEGLGEGVAIAWQNMPNIKGGWAYWQSVGDANYSTKQFNAIAQGSGIIDPKTKNASNANFFIVGDQISSLPGWQEGAIAAALNAISRMAKPEVKIQPLKNLPDTRLMVEGI, via the coding sequence ATGGGACAGTACAAAAGTCGTCAGGAATTTTTAAAAAACAATCCGAGATCAATTGCATTCGCCGCATTGGTTAAAGCAACAAAAATGCAAGACACGATTACCAATCAAGCGATTAAACTTAGTCCAAATCAACTAGAAGGAAAGGAGGTTATAATCATCGGGTCTGGTGTTGGCGGACTTACCACCGCGTATGAACTACTCGCTCAAGAATCAGGTGCAAAAGTAACCATTCTGGAAGCATCTCATAAAACGGGAGGACGCTGCATGAGCTTACGCACAGGGGATACACTCATCGAAGATGCAAACAGTGATTTGTTCGATTCGAAACCAGGAGAACCGCAAGTTGTTCGATTTAAACGCCCGGTGGGAGACTCAGAACCTTACCTTAATGCAGGCCCTGGTCGTATTCCAAGCAGTCACAAACGACTCCTTTCTTACTTAAAACGTTTTTCGGTAGACGTTGAAATATATGTGATGAACTCTGAATCTAATTTGGTTCAAAAGAACGAAAGTTTTGGAGGTAAACCTATGGTTTATCGTCATTTGGATCATAATACAAGAGGTTGGTTGGCGCACATGGTATACAAAAATGCGGAAGAATTACTTCGTAATTCAAAAGTAGGAATTAATGAAAGTAATCTTAAAACACGCGTTGAAGAATTACAAAGTTTGATGATCAGTTTCGGAGAGCTTGATGTAGATGGAACCTATAGCGCAACGGCTGGATCACCTGGCTTCGAGGATGGAAAAACACGCGCTGGATATGAAGTTTTACCTGGTGTTGCGGCTGGAATTGTAGCCGATGTTTTGAGTTTTGATAAATTGCTCGAATCAAAATTTTGGGAAGGCACAAAATTCTATCAACCTATAGATTTTCTTTGGCAACCTACTTTATTTCAACCCGTTGGAGGAATGGATCAGGTGCAACACGCTTTTGCTCAACAAGTGGCAGCTTTGGGAGGAAATATTCTTTTGAATAGTCCTGTAAAAAAAATAAAATGGGACCCAACTAAAGAAAAGTACATCATTTCGGTTGGACAAGTTGGAACAGAAGAACCAATCTATTACGAAGCTGATTATTGTGTTTGCAACCTTGCGATGCCTTTTTTGAAAAACATTCTAGATTCTGATCTCCTAAAATCGGGACTTGAACCTGAATTTAAAGATGCATTAGAAGCCGTTTTTGTGGCACAATTTGAACCAACACAAGCTCCAGGTTATAAACCGCGAAAAGACGGATACGTTCCGCGTTTTTTAGCCTGTACCTCCAAAGTGGGCTGGCAAGCAAATCGATATTTATGGCAAGGAAGCCCAATAAATCTCAAGACAATGGGAGTTGAAAAATCTGAAGTAGGAGTTGTACCTATTTTTGGAGGAATCTCTTGGACAGACAATGAAATTCAACAAATTTGGTATCCATCTACGGCATATCAAGACGAAAAAGGCGTGCTCACAGGCGCTTATAATTTTGATAAAATAGCACACGATTGGGGAAAATTACCCGTTGATGAGCGACTTACCAAAGCACGAAATGATGCCAGTAAATTCGGTAAGAAATTTGCCGAAGGCTTGGGAGAAGGCGTTGCTATAGCTTGGCAAAATATGCCAAATATTAAGGGGGGCTGGGCATATTGGCAATCCGTTGGAGATGCGAACTATTCAACGAAACAATTTAACGCTATTGCACAAGGATCTGGAATTATAGATCCGAAAACAAAAAATGCGAGCAATGCTAACTTTTTTATTGTTGGTGATCAAATTTCCTCCCTTCCTGGTTGGCAAGAAGGCGCTATTGCAGCCGCATTAAATGCAATTTCGAGAATGGCAAAACCAGAGGTTAAAATACAGCCATTGAAAAATTTACCAGACACTCGTTTGATGGTGGAAGGTATCTAA
- a CDS encoding MBL fold metallo-hydrolase, with protein sequence MIYVQLFEVTNGVFKNQCYLVHNQYEGVLIDPAWDYELITNYIEENGILLKGVLLTHGHLDHIDLAGKFSKEKNVSVWSSDIDAITFRLTYSKLQSVSHLKSFKIGTIEITPILTPGHTSGSVCYLIDNHVFSGDTVFIEGVGVCSEDGAASLYDSVQFLKNYLPEHSQFWPGHSYGEAPGKSISYLMIYNIYFQFISKKSFIAFRTRKNQHKILEWTFNKKIDDRFSR encoded by the coding sequence ATGATTTATGTGCAACTTTTTGAGGTTACTAATGGTGTTTTTAAGAATCAATGCTATCTGGTACATAATCAATACGAAGGTGTTTTGATTGATCCGGCTTGGGATTACGAGCTGATCACTAATTATATAGAAGAAAATGGAATTTTATTAAAGGGTGTATTGCTTACTCATGGCCACTTAGATCATATAGATCTGGCAGGAAAATTTTCTAAAGAAAAAAATGTTTCTGTGTGGAGCTCCGATATAGATGCAATTACTTTTCGATTAACATATTCTAAATTGCAATCGGTTTCTCACTTGAAAAGCTTTAAAATAGGGACTATCGAAATAACTCCAATTCTTACTCCTGGGCATACTTCAGGCAGTGTCTGTTATTTAATTGATAATCATGTGTTTTCTGGAGATACTGTTTTTATTGAAGGTGTTGGAGTTTGTTCTGAAGATGGTGCGGCATCTCTATATGATTCCGTTCAATTCTTGAAAAATTATCTGCCTGAGCACTCCCAGTTTTGGCCTGGTCATTCATATGGTGAAGCACCGGGAAAATCAATTTCTTATCTAATGATATACAATATTTACTTTCAGTTCATTTCGAAAAAATCTTTCATTGCTTTTCGGACTCGAAAAAATCAGCATAAAATATTGGAGTGGACTTTTAATAAGAAAATAGATGATCGCTTCTCTAGATGA
- a CDS encoding 4'-phosphopantetheinyl transferase family protein gives MLYEGIIRLVRENSEHIAGYTIVKKELTDLNGYLEVLHPDEITYLNALKFNRRKSSYLLGRISAKSALGKIIPTKTVMSSFKVGFGVFQFPVIEQLSCSGFQVSITHCDAIGISIAYPEAHPIGVDIEKINPEKVDSMINMFTQQEITLTNSYLNDKASAYTLLWTVKESLSKILKTGMMIDFNYLELDSLDYKNGLYSASFKNFRQYKSFSIVLDSYIVSITCPKRTDIDLTNFAKHLTHLNLQS, from the coding sequence ATGTTATATGAAGGTATTATAAGATTGGTAAGAGAAAACTCGGAACATATAGCGGGATATACCATTGTAAAAAAAGAATTAACCGATTTAAATGGATATTTAGAAGTTTTACATCCGGATGAGATTACCTATTTAAATGCTCTAAAATTCAATAGACGAAAATCTAGTTATTTGTTAGGTCGCATTAGTGCGAAGAGTGCTTTAGGCAAAATTATTCCGACAAAGACCGTTATGAGTTCTTTTAAAGTAGGTTTCGGTGTTTTTCAATTCCCGGTCATAGAGCAACTGTCTTGTTCTGGTTTTCAGGTATCTATTACGCACTGTGATGCTATTGGTATTTCCATAGCTTACCCGGAAGCTCATCCTATAGGGGTGGATATTGAAAAAATTAATCCGGAAAAAGTTGATTCTATGATCAATATGTTTACTCAGCAAGAAATAACTTTAACAAATTCGTATCTGAATGATAAAGCTTCAGCCTATACATTGCTTTGGACTGTAAAAGAAAGCCTGTCTAAAATCTTAAAGACAGGAATGATGATTGATTTCAACTATTTGGAATTAGATTCCCTTGATTACAAAAATGGATTATACAGTGCAAGTTTTAAGAATTTTAGGCAATACAAATCATTTTCTATAGTTCTGGACTCTTATATTGTCTCCATTACTTGTCCCAAACGTACCGATATAGATTTAACTAATTTTGCTAAACATTTAACGCATCTAAATTTACAGTCCTGA
- a CDS encoding acyltransferase domain-containing protein — MKKYKVVFLFSGQGSQYRNMGKSLFMNHAVFRSSMEESDLIFQKYLNRSLVHELYGKDDSDFDELLITHPAIVAIEIAMIEVMKSYNIFPDYVFGQSLGEFAAGVASGIWSVSTAIKAAMEQAKSLTRSNLEGGMLTVINAETHHQLKIYEQYNLYLAIDNFKGSYTVSGTTANLDQYQKILKEEEIIHKRIAVTVPFHSPLLKEGLHDFSYYMQQGIDLVPPKTHYLSGVTSDLLKEIDAEYYSQVVSSYSSHSKTIDFLEQLGPCFYIDLGPSGTSATFTKYSILKTSESSIQPILSPFGNELKQLEKVKSLISNHSSYVI, encoded by the coding sequence ATGAAAAAGTATAAAGTTGTCTTTTTATTTTCTGGCCAGGGTAGTCAGTATCGTAATATGGGAAAAAGTCTATTCATGAACCATGCTGTTTTTAGATCAAGCATGGAGGAAAGTGATCTGATTTTTCAGAAGTATTTGAATAGATCTCTTGTGCATGAACTATATGGTAAAGATGACTCAGATTTTGATGAGCTGCTAATCACCCATCCTGCTATCGTGGCAATTGAGATTGCTATGATAGAGGTAATGAAGTCTTACAATATTTTTCCGGATTATGTTTTCGGCCAAAGTCTTGGTGAGTTTGCTGCTGGTGTCGCCAGTGGTATTTGGTCTGTATCAACAGCTATAAAAGCTGCTATGGAACAGGCCAAATCTTTAACAAGGAGTAATCTGGAAGGAGGTATGCTTACTGTTATAAACGCAGAGACACATCATCAACTTAAAATATATGAACAATACAACTTGTACCTGGCCATAGATAATTTTAAGGGAAGTTATACGGTCTCCGGGACAACAGCAAATTTGGATCAATATCAAAAAATCTTAAAGGAAGAAGAGATAATACACAAACGTATTGCGGTAACTGTTCCTTTTCATTCTCCTCTCCTTAAGGAAGGTTTACATGATTTTTCGTATTATATGCAACAAGGGATTGATTTGGTTCCACCTAAGACACATTATTTGTCTGGCGTGACATCAGATCTTTTAAAAGAAATTGATGCCGAGTATTATAGTCAAGTGGTAAGTTCTTATTCCAGCCATAGTAAAACAATTGACTTTTTGGAACAACTCGGACCGTGTTTCTATATCGACCTGGGACCTTCGGGAACTAGTGCTACTTTTACTAAATATTCCATACTAAAAACATCTGAGTCCAGCATACAGCCTATTTTATCCCCTTTTGGAAATGAGCTTAAGCAATTAGAAAAAGTAAAAAGTTTAATTTCTAATCACTCTTCCTATGTTATATGA
- a CDS encoding polyketide synthase produces the protein MGEVVNITEITEEIVQITMQDKVSRNTFSKELMQGLKQAFAIVNQNKAYKVVILIGYDSYFSCGGTPDELQQIYDGKLKFTELDFFTAPIDCEIPVIAAMQGHAIGGGLVFGCYADFQILGKENIYTANFMKYGFTPGMGATYMVPLRFGSSLGSEMLFTAESYRGGELQERGVSLHVVPKKEVRTEAIALAKKLAEKPRLSLVTLKKHMTSKIKKSLKDIFEQELEMHKITFHQPQVKENIKALFER, from the coding sequence ATGGGAGAGGTAGTAAACATTACAGAAATCACAGAAGAAATTGTACAAATTACGATGCAAGATAAAGTGTCAAGAAATACATTTTCTAAAGAACTAATGCAAGGGTTAAAACAGGCTTTTGCAATTGTAAACCAAAATAAAGCGTATAAAGTAGTAATTCTAATAGGTTACGACAGCTATTTTTCTTGCGGAGGAACCCCGGACGAGTTACAACAAATATATGACGGAAAGTTGAAATTTACGGAATTAGATTTTTTTACAGCACCAATTGATTGCGAGATTCCTGTAATTGCTGCCATGCAAGGACACGCAATTGGAGGAGGACTTGTTTTCGGATGTTATGCAGATTTTCAAATTTTAGGAAAGGAAAATATATATACTGCAAATTTCATGAAATACGGATTCACTCCGGGTATGGGAGCAACTTACATGGTGCCACTGCGTTTTGGTTCCTCTTTAGGCAGCGAAATGCTTTTTACAGCCGAAAGTTATAGGGGAGGAGAATTGCAGGAACGAGGAGTCTCTTTACACGTAGTTCCAAAAAAAGAAGTTCGTACAGAGGCAATAGCATTAGCAAAGAAATTAGCTGAGAAGCCAAGACTTTCATTAGTGACGCTAAAAAAACATATGACATCAAAAATCAAGAAGAGTTTAAAGGATATATTTGAGCAAGAATTAGAAATGCATAAAATAACTTTTCATCAACCACAAGTTAAAGAAAATATAAAAGCTTTGTTCGAGAGGTAA
- a CDS encoding enoyl-CoA hydratase/isomerase has translation MGMIEVNNNYSTILVRQQREVLHIQLNRPEQHNSINALMANELLEVLKEVKQNTKVKIIVLSGNENQFCTGMDFEAVANQQKEALMNQQPDQYYNVLKAISEIDKVVIAKVEGKVNAGGIGLVAASDIVLANSQATFGLSEALFGLLPACVMPFLMQRTGPQKAKWLTLITLGISAERAYEIGLVDEVTDEIDNLLRKNILRLSRLETNTIQEIKSYTAKLWIIKEDTKTIAVNKLQRLMESETVQKNIKNFIEKGEYPWER, from the coding sequence ATGGGTATGATAGAGGTCAATAATAATTACAGTACCATTCTGGTAAGGCAACAACGAGAGGTTCTCCATATTCAGCTCAATAGACCCGAACAGCATAATAGTATTAATGCCTTGATGGCAAATGAACTTTTGGAGGTTTTGAAAGAGGTTAAACAAAACACAAAAGTAAAAATCATAGTATTATCCGGTAATGAAAATCAATTCTGTACAGGAATGGATTTTGAAGCGGTGGCAAATCAGCAGAAGGAAGCTTTAATGAATCAACAACCGGATCAATATTACAATGTTTTGAAAGCGATTAGCGAAATTGATAAGGTGGTAATAGCAAAAGTTGAAGGGAAAGTAAATGCAGGAGGAATAGGATTAGTTGCAGCTAGTGATATAGTACTGGCAAATAGTCAGGCAACTTTTGGTCTATCTGAAGCCTTATTTGGATTGTTACCCGCTTGTGTAATGCCTTTTTTGATGCAAAGAACTGGTCCGCAGAAAGCCAAATGGCTCACATTAATTACACTTGGAATATCGGCAGAACGAGCTTATGAAATAGGTCTGGTAGATGAAGTGACAGATGAAATTGATAATCTGCTAAGGAAAAATATACTAAGGCTTAGTCGATTAGAAACGAATACAATTCAGGAAATTAAATCTTATACGGCAAAACTCTGGATTATAAAGGAGGATACCAAAACAATAGCAGTTAATAAATTACAGAGACTAATGGAGTCTGAAACGGTACAGAAGAATATAAAGAACTTTATTGAGAAAGGAGAATATCCATGGGAGAGGTAG